A single window of Mycobacterium sp. ITM-2016-00318 DNA harbors:
- a CDS encoding class I SAM-dependent methyltransferase — protein sequence MLGNLYDRALDGERCWVRHDDGRLLALPVRSWLGGQHADRGFDNAILGLCTGPTIDLGCGPGRLVARLVERGVPALGVDQSATAIGLARRSGAPALLRDVFDPLPGMGRWQTVLLADGNVGLGGDPWRVLRRAGELMKRGGRCIAEFDSESSGVNSGWVRLESRRQIGPWFRWASVGVDCAAKLADDVGLVLSDIHPIGSRVVASLAAA from the coding sequence GTGCTTGGCAACCTCTACGACCGGGCCTTGGACGGCGAGCGGTGCTGGGTGCGCCACGACGACGGCCGGCTTCTCGCGCTGCCGGTGCGCAGCTGGCTTGGCGGTCAGCACGCCGACCGTGGTTTCGACAACGCGATTCTCGGGCTGTGCACCGGGCCGACGATCGATCTGGGTTGTGGCCCGGGCCGTTTGGTGGCGCGGCTCGTCGAGCGAGGCGTGCCCGCGCTCGGGGTCGACCAATCCGCCACCGCGATCGGGCTGGCGCGGCGCAGCGGCGCACCCGCGCTGCTGCGCGACGTGTTCGATCCGCTTCCCGGCATGGGGCGGTGGCAGACGGTCCTGCTGGCCGACGGCAACGTCGGGCTCGGCGGCGACCCGTGGCGGGTGCTGCGGCGCGCAGGCGAGCTGATGAAGCGCGGCGGTCGTTGCATCGCCGAGTTCGATTCGGAGAGTTCAGGTGTCAACTCCGGGTGGGTGCGGTTGGAGTCCCGCAGGCAGATCGGGCCGTGGTTCCGGTGGGCATCGGTCGGTGTCGACTGCGCGGCCAAACTGGCCGACGACGTCGGCCTTGTGCTGTCGGACATCCACCCGATCGGAAGCAGGGTGGTCGCTAGTCTGGCGGCGGCTTAG